Proteins from one Gammaproteobacteria bacterium genomic window:
- the nirD gene encoding nitrite reductase small subunit NirD has product MSEQNNWIEIGKLDDIPVLGARVVNREEGDIAIFRTADNEVFALHDHCPHKGGPLSQGIVHGHKVSCPLHDWKISLETGVAVAPDEGCAARFPVRVEDGVVYLSLSSD; this is encoded by the coding sequence ATGAGTGAACAGAATAACTGGATTGAAATAGGTAAGCTGGATGATATTCCGGTGTTGGGTGCCCGAGTGGTGAATCGCGAAGAGGGTGATATTGCTATCTTCCGCACTGCGGATAATGAGGTATTTGCGCTGCATGATCATTGTCCGCATAAGGGTGGGCCTTTGTCGCAGGGGATTGTGCATGGGCATAAGGTATCCTGTCCTTTGCATGACTGGAAGATTAGTCTGGAGACCGGGGTTGCTGTTGCGCCTGATGAAGGCTGTGCGGCACGTTTTCCGGTGCGGGTTGAGGATGGGGTAGTTTATTTGTCGCTGTCGTCTGATTGA